Proteins co-encoded in one Rhopalosiphum maidis isolate BTI-1 chromosome 2, ASM367621v3, whole genome shotgun sequence genomic window:
- the LOC113553672 gene encoding dehydrogenase/reductase SDR family member 11-like: MDRWTDRVVLVTGASSETGRSIVTELSKYPLKIVAVDREIISIQKLSGELQSAVAKIYPVQCDFTRESEIVNVFKWIETTIGQGVSVTINNVGTSIKSKILDGETNDWKYLFDLNVIAVTICCRESYTSMQKYDITDGHIININSTAGYTMLPFPGEKVYNSSKTALAYLTEGLRHEIIYHGSKIKVTSLNLGKVNNEAVGSVGENKKSILSLKPERVASMLIVALTQPSDVVMGDLTVLSVGETLQAYPTPNIIIK, translated from the exons ATGGACCGTTGGACGGATAGAGTCGTCTTGGTGACTGGAGCTAGTTCAGAGACCGGACGGTCAATCGTGACCGAACTGTCCAAATACCCTTTGAAAATCGTCGCTGTGGATCGGGAAATCATTTCAATACAA AAACTTTCCGGCGAGCTGCAGTCCGCCGTGGCTAAAATCTATCCGGTTCAATGTGATTTTACTCGCGAATCGGAAATAGTAAATGTGTTCAAGTGGATCGAAACCACCATTGGCCAAGGAGTGTCGGTTACGATCAATAACGTCGGCACATCGATTAAAAGCAAAATTTTGG ATGGCGAAACGAACGACTGGAAATATTTGTTCGATCTCAACGTCATCGCAGTAACAATATGTTGTAGGGAATCGTATACATCGATGCAGAAATACGATATTACAGATGgacacattataaatataaacag cacCGCTGGGTACACAATGCTACCATTTCCAGGAGAAAAAGTGTACAATTCGTCGAAAACTGCACTTGCGTATTTAACCGAAGGCCTTAGACACGAAATCATTTATCATGGATCTAAAATCAAAGTAACT AGTCTCAATCTTGGAAAAGTAAACAATGAAGCCGTCGGAAGTGTcggagaaaataaaaaatctattttgtcTTTGAAGCCCGAAAGAGTAGCGTCTATGTTGATCGTAGCATTAACTCAGCCGTCTGATGTTGTg AT